Proteins encoded by one window of Canis lupus dingo isolate Sandy chromosome 10, ASM325472v2, whole genome shotgun sequence:
- the AGAP2 gene encoding arf-GAP with GTPase, ANK repeat and PH domain-containing protein 2 isoform X1 encodes MSRGAGALQRRTTTYLISLTLVKLESVPPPPPSPSAAAAGAPGARGADTGDPGSPRGAEEPGKKRHERLFHRQDALWISTSSAGAGGAEPPAPAPAPAPASPARPVSPAPGRRLSLWAAPPGPPLSGALSPEPKPGGAPTPRRPLLSSPSWGGPEPEGRAGGGVPGSSSPHPGTGSRRLKVAPPPPAPKPCKTVTTSGAKAGGAKGAGSRLSWPESEGKPRVKGSKSSAGTAAPAAAAAAAAAGGGVAATTSGGVGAGSGARGKLSPRKGKSKTLDNSDLHPGPPAGSPPPLTLPATPAPAATATAASAQPTGPAPPITLEPPAPGLKRGREGGRASTRDRKMLKFISGIFTKSTGGPPGSGPPPGPPGLSSGSGSRELLGAELRASPKAVVNSQEWTLSRSIPELRLGVLGDARSGKSSLIHRFLTGSYQVLEKTESEQHKKEMLVDGQTHLVLIREEAGAPDAKFSGWADAVILVFSLEDENSFQAVSHLHGQLTSLRGEGRGGLALALVGTQDRISASSPRVVGDARARALCADMKRCSYYETCATYGLNVDRVFQEVAQKVVTLRKQQQLLAACKSLPSSPSHSAASTPVAGQASNGGHTSDYSSSLPSSPNVGHRELRAEAAAVAGLSTPGSLHRAAKRRTSLFANRRGSDSEKRSLDSRGETTGSGRAIPIKQSFLLKRSGNSLNKEWKKKYVTLSSNGFLLYHPSINDYIHSTHGKEMDLLRTTVKVPGKRPPRAISAFGPSASINGLVKDMSTVQMGEGPEATTPTPSPSPSPSSLQPPPDQTSKHLLKPDRNLARALSTDCTPSGDLSPLSREPPPSPMVKKQRRKKLTTPSKTEGSAGQAEAKRKMWKLKSFGSLRNIYKAEENFEFLIVSSTGQTWHFEAASFEERDAWVQAIESQILASLQCCESSKVKLRTDSQSEAVAIQAIRNAKGNSICVDCGAPNPTWASLNLGALICIECSGIHRNLGTHLSRVRSLDLDDWPRELTLVLTAIGNDVANRVWESDTRGRSKPTRDSSREERESWIRAKYEQLLFLAPLGAPEEPLGRRLWAAVQAQDVAAVLLLLAHARHGPLDSGVEDPQLRSPLHLAAELAHVVITQLLLWYGADVAARDAQGRTALFYARQAGSQLCADILLQHGCPGEGGSAATTPGAAPAPAPAAAATPSPRRRSSAASMGRADAAVALV; translated from the exons ATgagccggggcgcgggcgcgcTTCAGCGCCGGACAACGACCTACCTCATCTCGCTGACCCTGGTCAAGCTCGAGtcggtgccgccgccgccgccgtctcCGTCCGCGGCCGCCGCCGGCGCCCCCGGGGCCCGAGGTGCCGACACCGGGGACCCGGGCAGCCCCCGGGGCGCGGAGGAGCCGGGCAAGAAGCGGCACGAGCGTCTCTTCCACCGGCAGGATGCGCTGTGGATCAGCACGAGCAGCGCGGGCGCCGGGGGCgcagagccccccgccccggccccggccccggccccggccagCCCGGCCCGCCCCGtgtcccccgcccccggccgccgcctGTCCCTCTGGGCCGCCCCGCCGGGGCCCCCGCTGTCCGGGGCGCTGAGCCCGGAGCCCAAGCCCGGGGGCGCCCCCACGCCGCGGCGCCCCTTGCTCAGCAGCCCGAGCTGGGGGGGCCCGGAGCCCGaaggccgggcgggcggcggcgtcCCCGGCTCGTCCTCCCCGCACCCCGGCACCGGCAGTCGGAGGCTCAAGGTggcgccgcccccgccggctCCCAAGCCTTGCAAGACCGTGACCACGAGTGGCGCCAAAGCCGGCGGGGCCAAGGGCGCGGGGAGCCGCCTGTCATGGCCCGAAAGCGAAGGCAAGCCCAGGGTCAAGGGGTCAAAGAGCAGCGCGGGGACTGcagctcccgccgccgccgccgccgccgccgccgcgggaggAGGAGTCGCAGCCACGACCTCTGGTGGGGTCGGCGCTGGGTCGGGAGCCCGAGGGAAGCTGTCCCCTCGGAAAGGCAAGAGTAAGACCTTGGACAACAGTGACTTGCACCCGGGACCGCCTGCTGGCTCTCCTCCTCCGCTAACCCTCCCGGCAACCCCGGCTCCAGCCGCCACTGCCACCGCCGCCTCCGCGCAGCCCACTGGGCCTGCACCTCCAATCACTCTGGAGCCTCCAGCTCCAGGGCTGAAacggggccgggaggggggccGAGCATCCACTCGAGATCGCAAGATGCTCAAGTTTATCAGCGGCATCTTCACCAAGAGCACAGGGGGGCCTCCTGGCTCGGGGCCCCCTCCCGGACCCCCGGGCCTGTCTTCTGGCAGCGGGTCCAGGGAGCTGCTGGGCGCAGAGCTCCGCGCCTCCCCTA AGGCGGTGGTCAATAGCCAGGAGTGGACTCTGAGCCGCTCCATTCCTGAACTGCGCCTG GGTGTGCTGGGCGACGCCAGGAGTGGGAAGTCATCGCTCATCCACCGATTCTTGACCGGTTCCTACCAAGTGCTGGAGAAGACAGAAA GTGAGCAGCACAAGAAAGAGATGCTGGTGGATGGACAGACTCATCTAGTCTTGATCCGAGAAGAAGCTGGGGCACCTGATGCCAAG TTCTCAGGCTGGGCAGATGCTGTCATCTTGGTCTTCAGCCTGGAGGATGAAAACAGTTTCCAGGCTGTGAGCCATCTCCATGGGCAGCTCACCTCCCTTCGGGGGGAAGGACGTGGAGGCCTGGCACTGGCATTGGTGGGGACACAAG ACAGGATTAGTGCTTCCTCCCCTCGAGTGGTGGGCGATGCTCGTGCCAGGGCTCTGTGTGCAGACATGAAGCGCTGCAGCTACTACGAGACATGTGCAACCTATGGGCTCAACGTGGACCGCGTCTTCCAGGAGG TGGCCCAGAAGGTGGTGACCTTACGAAAACAGCAACAGCTTTTGGCTGCCTGTAAGtccctgcccagctccccaaGCCACTCGGCTGCTTCCACTCCTGTAGCTGGGCAG GCTAGCAATGGGGGCCACACCAGCGATTACTCTTCTTCCCTCCCATCCTCACCCAACGTCGGTCACCGGGAGCTCCGAGCCGAGGCGGCTGCGGTGGCTGGATTGAGCACCCCAGGGTCCCTGCACCGGGCAGCCAAGCGTAGGACCAGCCTTTTCGCG AATCGTCGGGGCAGTGATTCGGAGAAGCGGAGTTTGGACAGTCGGGGAGAGACAACGGGGAGTGGGCGAGCCATCCCCATCAAACAG AGCTTCCTCCTGAAGCGAAGTGGCAACTCCTTGAacaaagaatggaagaagaagTATGTGACCCTGTCCAGTAACGGCTTCCTACTCTACCACCCGAGCATTAAT GATTACATCCACAGCACCCATGGCAAGGAGATGGACTTGCTACGAACAACAGTCAAAGTCCCTGGCAAGAGGCCCCCAAGAGCCATCTCTGCGTTTGGCCCCTCAGCCAGCATCAATGGGTTGGTCAAGGACATGAGCACCGTGCAGATGGGTGAAGGTCCTG AAGCCACCACTCCCACCCCAAGCCCAAGCCCCAGCCCCAGTTCCCTGCAGCCACCACCAGACCAGACGTCCAAGCACCTGCTGAAACCAGACCGGAATTTGGCCCGAGCCCTCAGCACTG ACTGTACCCCATCTGGAGACCTGAGCCCCCTGAGTCGGGAACCCCCTCCTTCTCCCATGgtgaagaagcagaggaggaaaaaattgACGACACCGTCCAAGACTGAAGGCTCGGCTGGGCAGGCTGAAG CCAAGCGCAAAATGTGGAAACTAAAATCCTTTGgtagtttaagaaatatttataaagcag agGAAAACTTCGAATTCCTGATCGTGTCCAGCACTGGTCAGACGTGGCACTTCGAGGCAGCCAGTTTTGAGGAGCGGGATGCCTGGGTCCAGGCCATCGAAAGTCAGATCCTAGCCAGTCTGCAATGCTGTGAGAGCAGCAAAGTCAAG CTGCGCACCGACAGCCAAAGCGAGGCGGTGGCCATCCAGGCGATCCGGAACGCCAAGGGGAACTCCATCTGCGTGGACTGCGGGGCCCCGA ACCCCACGTGGGCCAGCCTGAACCTGGGCGCGCTCATCTGCATCGAGTGCTCGGGCATCCACCGGAACCTGGGCACGCACCTGTCCCGCGTCCGCTCGCTGGACCTGGACGACTGGCCCCGGGAGCTGACCCTGGTGCTGACGGCCATCGGCAACGACGTGGCCAACCGCGTGTGGGAGAGCGACACGCGGGGCCGCAGCAAACCCACGCGGGACTCTTCGCG GGAGGAGCGGGAGTCGTGGATCCGCGCCAAGTACGAGCAGCTGCTGTTCCTGGCGCCGCTGGGCGCCCCCGAGGAGCCGCTGGGCCGCCGGCTGTGGGCCGCCGTGCAGGCCCAGGACGTGGCCGCCGTCCTCCTGCTCCTGGCCCACGCGCGGCACGGGCCGCTCGACTCCGGCGTGGAGGACCCGCAGCTTCGCTCCCCCCTGCACCTGGCGGCCGAGCTCGCCCACGTGGTCATCACGCAGCTGCTGCTGTGG TACGGCGCCGACGTGGCCGCCCGCGACGCGCAGGGCCGCACCGCGCTCTTCTACGCGCGCCAGGCCGGCAGCCAGCTGTGCGCCGACATCCTCCTGCAGCACGGCTGTCCCGGCGAGGGCGGCAGCGCGGCCACCACCCCcggcgcggcccccgcccccgcccccgccgccgccgccacgccCAGCCCCCGCCGCCGGAGCAGCGCCGCCAGCATGGGCCGCGCCGACGCCGCCGTGGCGCTGGTGTAG